Genomic segment of Ananas comosus cultivar F153 unplaced genomic scaffold, ASM154086v1, whole genome shotgun sequence:
TCGGCGTAGGGGCCTTTGAGCCAGCCATTAGCTATAGAGCGATAAGCCGCCTCGGTCAAGTGAATTCCGTCCCAGCTCACATAGGAGGACGGGTTAGTACACGCCTTGGCGCCTTTTTCACCGCACTTGGCATCCAGGTTGAAGTTGTATGAGCTCTGCCCTCCTGCTCCACAGCAAGCTTTAAGTGCTCCGTTGTGAAATCCTGTAACAACAACTAAATGATTAGAAAGGAAAGTGCGCTGTTGATGTACATATCGAACATTTAATTGCGTTCAATACGATACAAATTGAAGCGGGCCCCATGCACGAGTTGCAGCGTCGGCCATGATTAGATGCCCGACCATAGTAAGTGATTAAAGTTGTTCAAAAAATTTGGTGCTTCTGAGCGGCATTTGATTCTACTCAAATTCAGCATGATTAACTAGTCTGCTAAAACCTAAAGTAATTTTCGACAATTCTATTCTCCAAACAATAGataatttagttaatttagtACCTGCTACTCATTTGAGACatgcagaatttttttttacgcaCGAGACATACAAAATATAGACAATTCTATTCTCCAGACACTAGATAATTTAATACCCGCTACTCATTTAAGACATATGCAGAATTTTTTTTACGCACGAGACATATAAAATATAGCCCCGTTTTTTCACAGGGACCAACCCATGTGCATAGTTTGTCTCGAATAGAACCCCGGCAACATGTCAAGAGAAGAACCATTTTATATGCTTAACTTTCGCATTGGGAAAGGTGCATGTACACAGAAAAGCGGGGCATTTACCACctgtttttgaattttgtggcTCATCAAgtgtagggctggcaaacgagcgaccCGGCTcacgttcgactcgtgttcggctcgatattcggctcactcgagctcgattcgaaattaaatgagccgagcttgaataaaataaaaggctcgaaattcatttcaagccgaacttgagtattactcgactcgttcgaattaggctcgaaaagcttgaatatatatatatatatatatagttggactgggctactattagtagcaaaatcttaTTATTGCTACccgttttttagcctttggatcaactcttttcattatttctaatcattggattaaatactataacccagtagagaccactcaaccctaggaggaccactcaactctaaccgactaatatcatcctaaccttacaattttttatctaagagttaaaaacttgatagcaaaaagagcgttttactattaatagtattccagcctattcttatatatatataatgtattttaattatatataggctttaatttaattagggccattattgttggcccataaaaaaaacccaacaagtacaaccgtacaattgagcccaactctaaatttacataacacactctctctttcagacttttaTTGTTGCACATAATCCTAAAACataataacattcaaattcccaaatccctaatttttttcccctctctctctctctctcttctctctctctcagaccctcaCCCGCAGTCatcctagctcacatttcttgtaattattttgtattttgaactattggacatgttacatcaaattgtaggtaatgttctataaaaattaaactattgattatataatgtcgagaatttcaatcggctcgtttagagctcgagctcggctcgactcgaaattaggctccctcgagctcggctcaaattaatttcaagccgaacttgagcctagatttaggctcgaaattaatttcaagccgaatttaagctgacataagctcgctcgagctcggctcgaactaatttcaagtcgagcttgagcctagatttaggctcgaaattaatttcaagccgaatttaagctgacataagctcgctcgagctcggctcgaactaatttcaagtcgagcttgagcctagatttaggctcgaaattaatttcaagccgaatttaagctgacataagctcgctcgagctcggctcgaactaatttcaagtcgagcttgagcctagatttaggctcgaaattaatttcaagccgaatttaaGCTGACATAAGctggctcgagctcggctcgaattaatttcaagccgaacttgagcctagatttaggctcgaaattaatttcaagtcgaatttgagccgacataagcttgctcgagctcggctcgtttccacccctaatcaAGTGTAAatcattgatttaaaatatttaaatttaattattattactagcataccggttatttataaatttattataattttctacATTATTTGATACGAAACTATGAGAATGTcacaaatttaaaaagaaatttctagaaacgataaaaaaaaactaagatgAATACCAGAAGAACTCACCGAATCTGGCAGGATTGAGCACGAAGCGCACGGTGGGGGTGTAGTAGTCCCCGTACATGATCCTCGCCTCAGGGTAGCTTGTCTGCAGCTTCTCAAGTGCTTCTCGGAGAAGCATGTTGTGGTGAAACGCTAGTGCGTTGAACCTTCTCAAGCACCCACTGCGAGAGTTGTAGTCCGCTTTTTTACTGCTCCCGTACAGCGTCAGATACAGAGGGAAGCACCCGATGGGAAGCACTCCCGGAACCACCACGTCCACAGCGCCGTCGCTGATCAATCTCTGCCGCGCACATGACAAAGAAAAGCACAAATTTTACGTCTCATCTATTCATCAGATACATCATACCATGTGTACCGgcacaaaagataaaaattaaaatttatggagAACGCACGACAACCTATTTGATGTGACAATCCATCGATCAGGTTCGttaatctttaaaattaatatGCCGATATTTAGGACtagctctgatatcatattgCATGTATACGACGTACCTCGATGCCTCTGGTGATGGCGTCGACGACGAAGGGCACGTACGTCTTCACCTCCGCCATCGTCTTGCCGGAGAAGAGGGGAGCGTTGTAGTCGTTCCCTCCGAACTCGCCGAACACGAAGAGCGACTTCCGGAGGTACTCCTCGCACGCTGCACGCGCGCGCATTTTCATAAAAGCCAATCTTTGGAAGCTCAGAGATAGAAATTTTGAATGAGACTCGAACCTTGGGGTGAGCTACAGAGGGAGGGCTTAAGCGACTCGAACCACTGGAGCTGAGTGCTCAGTGAGCCGGTGTTCCATGTCTTATTATTGAGCCCGCGCGCTTTGAAGAAGGGGGAGTCGAGCGCCGTCGCGCCCGTGATGGCGAAGTTCGCTCCCTTCCGGAAGCTGCGGTCGCTGGCCTTCGACGGCGGAGGCAACGGGAGCCCGAAATGCTCAGCTACGGACACATGCAAATAATGTTGAACAAAAACGGCTCGGTCTCAGCGGGTCGTGACAACAGGGTCACTCTGTATCTTACAATTACAATTACGAATGTAAATTATGTATAGATATATACCGAGGAAGTCGACGATCAAGCGGCCGTCGGAGCAGCGGCCGGTGGGGCGGCCGAAGAAGGTCATGCCGTAGGGGCTGCGGGCGGTGGTGAGGTCGGAGGGGACGCCGTCGGCGATGAGGTTTCCGGCGTCGGAGAGCGAGTCGCCGAAGCTGAAGATTGCGTGGTAGTGTTGGGAATGGGAGGGATTGAAgcaggagaggaggaagaggaggaagaggaggagcgaGTAAGGAATTGAAGAAGGGAAACAGAGAGCCATGGCGTAACTCGACGATGCCGTGTGCTCAGCGCTACAGTCGTAGGGTGGGCAAGTAATCACCCCCTTTTGTATTGATCTTGTGTTGTATTCTATCctgctctctttctttttttttttcttttaacttttttttttttttttagcttcttCGTATTAATGACGCCAATCTATAAGATCCCAAATTTGCTTACCACGTTGATGAGACCAATTTCACGGCCTTTTAGTTGGAACTTTCTTATCTTTGCTTATCCAGTCCTGCCCCTTACCATGGTGCCTTTATTCGTTCGTGTGCTCCAGCTAAACCATGACCATACCGCCGAGAAACATTGCATGGAACTGGTGCACCATTGGGAgttgttttttacttttattactatttttttttccgattgtctcatatcaattttaaatcTGCAGTTCCAATCTTGCTGGCTGTAATTAGGATAATTAGTTAAGAATTTGATTGTTGGTATTCAAGATCTCAAGTACAAGACCTAGTTGGATCACGCTATTCTATTTATGGAACAATTTGTACTGAGATACTGAGATGATCGGACTGTAAGGTGACTAAGGCCCACAGTTGACCGGTTAGAGCAGGTTTAGGCAATGATTTCACAAAGACCCTTGGTCTCTAGGCGGCTGGAGCAGCTTGGACAATTTGGTGGTTGAGCCATTATTATTAGTAGGTCGAAAAGTATAAAACACTGGACCAAGGCTGAGTCAGCTAATTGCCAACTTGTCGTAAGTGAGATTCTGTTGATGtcgaaattatatatatatatatatatatatatatatatatatatatatgtatatatatatatatatagatagatagatagagagagagagagagagttgagctggaatgctatcggtatcAAACGGACATCGTTGCCacttatttgttttcgatgatagagttttcaaatcgacggtcggcaccgttgaatatgatctatatcacttgaagtatctagaaattaaatttcaaatcttttcgacatcattgacctaatgatcaaagggttttaaaatttataattttaatagtcgatatgatgtgttttttcatttaacggtttaaagctatccaaatcaattaaatttttgttagaaaattctttaaactatttagaataagat
This window contains:
- the LOC109703798 gene encoding GDSL esterase/lipase At5g45910-like; this translates as MALCFPSSIPYSLLLFLLFLLSCFNPSHSQHYHAIFSFGDSLSDAGNLIADGVPSDLTTARSPYGMTFFGRPTGRCSDGRLIVDFLAEHFGLPLPPPSKASDRSFRKGANFAITGATALDSPFFKARGLNNKTWNTGSLSTQLQWFESLKPSLCSSPQACEEYLRKSLFVFGEFGGNDYNAPLFSGKTMAEVKTYVPFVVDAITRGIERLISDGAVDVVVPGVLPIGCFPLYLTLYGSSKKADYNSRSGCLRRFNALAFHHNMLLREALEKLQTSYPEARIMYGDYYTPTVRFVLNPARFGFHNGALKACCGAGGQSSYNFNLDAKCGEKGAKACTNPSSYVSWDGIHLTEAAYRSIANGWLKGPYADPPILR